Genomic segment of Peromyscus leucopus breed LL Stock chromosome 23, UCI_PerLeu_2.1, whole genome shotgun sequence:
ACCTCCAAGGGTTCACATACCCGAGGGTTTCTTCTCCACCATTTGCGCAACACAGTCGCCGGGAGAACCGACTGCGCAGGCGTGTTAACCACCCAACCCTCGGTCCCCGCGCATCCCTTCCGGTGGCGTGCGCTCGCGCGCGTGCGCGGTCCTCCCCCTCCGCCTGGAAGTCATGGCGTGATGttcccttggagaccagaaggcTTTCCCGCCATCTTTGATTGGGGCACACCTACTTCCGGTCGCGTTgtggttgttttaaaaaaaaaaaaaaaaaacctaagcgcTCTCCCCGCGCCCCCCACTCCCCCGCAGAGGGTCGCTTTTAAGACTTGGTGCGCGTGGTCTTTAGGGGCGCGCTCTGGCCCCTGGGGCCCTTTTGCAGCCCCGGAGCGTGTCCCCGGGCAGGGGCGGGTGGGTTCGGGGGGCTTTGTTGAACCCCGGCCCGCGGCGATGTCCCGCTTCGAGCttcccgggggtggggtggggcgtcAGTCCCCGccgcgcccccctcccccaggcctcgCCGTCCAGTCCTCCTCCGGGTCAGGGCCGTGGTCAGGACCCGCCCCCGCGTCCCCGGACCCTCCTCGAAAGGTCACTTCCCCTCCCTGGGACTCGGGCGGCGCCTGGGACCGGACCCCCGGCTGCTCCCCACCCCCGGCCAGCGCCCGCGGGACAATCCTTGCCTTGTCTCGCCGTCTGCATCTCGGGTTTTCGGCGGCCTCGGGTTACGCCTTGTTTCCAGGGCGGAGTCCCGAGCGCAGCTCCTCCTCGCCGCGCGCTCGCCTGCCCCTCTTCCCAGAATCTTCTTCTCCCGGAGTCCGGAACCCAGGCTAAGCTCAGCCCCGCGGCCGGCCCGGGTGTCGCCCgagtgcgccgccgccgctgccgccgctggcCATGGCTGCGTCCGGCCCGGAGCCCCggcttctgctcctcctcctgctgctgctgccgccgctgccccCGGTGACTTCTGCCTCCGACCGACCCCGGGGCTCCAACGCTGTCAACCCAGGTGAGAACCCGGGAGCCCAGTGGGCAGAGTCGACACGTCTGCCAGCCTGGGAGGGAGTGTCCAGCCCCTCCCGGGCCCCAGAGCATCACCCTCTCCCCCACGCTGAACTAAGGGGTCCCAGGGCCCCCTGACAGCAGGAacaccccagcccccagccctgtgTGTTACTCTCCCCCGACTCTTCTGGAGACCACATGTCCCAGGGCAGGAAGAAGTTTAAGGAGGGAAGTGGAAGGAACTTCAGTGAAATAACGGGGAGGTGGAGGGGATACACACGTGGGACACCGAGCCGGGGGTCCTAAGTGCCAGTTCCGTGGCTGTGACAGACAAATTGCTGGTGATCACTGTGGCGACGGCGGAGACCGAGGGATACCGGCGTTTTCTGCAGTCTGCGGAGTTCTTTAACTACACTGTCCGGGTGAGTGGGGGCCTCTTGGGAGAAGCCCCATCCAACCGGAGTGGGCTGGcggctggtcttgtttcctcaccTTGGCCAGCTGAACCTCTGCCATGGCGTGGGGGCGGGGTCTTTCCTGCAGACCCTGGGCCTGGGCCACGAGTGGCGAGGGGGAGACGTGGCTCGAACCgtgggtggaggccagaaggtcaGATGGctaaagaaggagatggagaaataCGCAAACCAGGAAGACAGGATTATCATGTTTGTAGACAGGTAAGGAGGGTCTGGGGTGGACAGACAGGGAAAGGGAGAAtagggggagagaaaaagagacccCTTTCCCTGCCCAGCTACGACGTGATTCTGGCCAGCAGCCCCGCGGAGCTGCTGAAGAAGTTTGTCCAGAGCGGCAGTCATCTCCTGTTCTCTGCTGAGAGCTTCTGCTGGCCCGAGTGGGCGCTGGCAGAGCAATACCCTGAGGTGGGCACGGGCAAGCGCTTCCTCAACTCCGGTGGTGAGTGGCCAAGGACTCAAGACCGGGCTCCCTTCCCTCCGCCCACCCCCAGGTTCCCCGAGGTTGGAGAGAGAGTGGGGTCCTGGGATTCCTGGGGGTCTatctctcttctgtcccccagGATTCATTGGCTTCGCTCCTACCATCCATCAAATCGTCCGCCAGTGGAAATacaaggatgatgatgatgatcagtTGTTCTACACTCGACTGTACCTGGACCCAGGGCTGCGGGTAGGGAGACTGGGCGGGGGGCGTCCCCTAGTCGAACGGGAGAGAAGGCATGAGGGGAGCTGGAGAAAGATCGGGTGCCGCCTGTCCTCCGCTCATGTCCATCTCATGCTCTCTAGGAGAAGCTCAAACTTAATCTGGACCATAAGTCCCGGATCTTCCAGAACCTCAATGGAGCCCTAGGTGAGGAAGAAGATGGTTAGAAGTGGGTGGTGAGGGACGGGTGCCTGCTAGAACCAGGCTGGTCTGCAGATGACCAGTGTGCTGACTTATCCAGTACCTAAGCATATTATATTGTGTTAGTGATAGggaggctggagtgtggctcagtggtagagcacctgctagaatcccccagtgaggggctggggtgtgactcagtggtagagcccctgcctagaatcccccagtgaggggctggggtgtggctcagtggtggagcaactgcctagaatcccccagtgaggggctggggtgtggctcagtggtagagcacctgcctagaatcccccagtgaggggctggggtgtggctcagtgggagaaggTGTACCTAGCATATCGAAACCGAGGTTCAATCCTTGGCACCACCCAAAACAAAAAGGGAACATGGTGGTTGGCGCTCAGGTCTCTATCGACCAGGCACGTGCTGTGGTACCCAGTCAGGGGCTCTCCCACTGTGATTTCATTAACACAGAGCTGCAAAGTTCCCTGACTTCCCACCTTGGAAGACCCTTGGGCAGGTAAGAAAACTGACTCGCATAGGGCCTAGTGAATCACCCAGGTCACTCGGGTAGAGTGACTGAACTCTCCAAGGTGGCAACAGCCTGGTCAGACTTACAGAAGCCAAGGATGATGTTATAGCCCTGATCTCAGATCTCAGAGGAAGGAGGGCCTTGAGTTGCAGGCCATAGCAAGGCCCTTTCCAAGGAAAGAAGGACcacagaaaaagcacaaaaaaaaaaaaaaaaaaaaaaaaaaaaaaaaattttctcgTGTATTTGTTTTGGAGGGGAGCACACggagggaggtcagaggtcagctcttGAGAGTctattctttccttctcccttgtgGTTTCTGggtctcaggcttggtggccagggcctctgtccactgagccatctcaccagccccagtcACACACACTAGATGACGACTTAAACCAATTCAGTGATGTTTTTGCCTGTTGCTTTGCCGTTCCCAAATAAAGGGACTCTTGAAAGCCTTCCCTTTTCCCCCCAGATGAGGTGGTCTTAAAGTTTGACCAGAATCGTGTGCGCATCCGGAATGTGGCCTACGACACCCTTCCTGTTGTGGTCCACGGAAACGGTCCCACTAAGGTGCCCCTGGTGCCCTCAGCCCTTGCTTGTCTCAGGTCCCGGGTACCCCATCCCTCCTGGACCGTCTGGTCCTCCCCACTCCCAGTAGAAGACCTGCCGGGATAGATGCTGCTCCTTCTTGCTGGAATCTCCCTGTGCTGAGCCCAACTCGCCTCTCGCCTGTCCCCAGACACCTCCACTTTAGCTACCCACCCCCTGTCCCCACAGCTCCAGCTCAACTACCTGGGGAACTATGTCCCCAATGGCTGGACTCCCCAGGGAGGCTGTGGATTCTGCAACCAGAACCAGAGGACACTCCCGGGGGGGCAGGTGAGGAGAGACGTGATGTAGGGCAGCCTCCGTTGCGGAGCTCCTGGGCATCCCACCTGGCCGAGTGGGCAGCGGCTGGTGGGGGCTACGGGGCAGAGAGAGGCCCGGGCTTCTGTGAGCCTTGTCCTGTGgtgtccccagcctcccccccggGTGCTTCTGGCCGTGTTTGTGGAGCAGCCCACGCCCTTCCTGCCTCGATTCCTCCAGCGACTGCTGCTCCTGGATTACCCTCCGGACAGgatctctcttttccttcataATAACGTGAGATATGGgagaccccacccccaaccctgtaCGGACGCCCTGCATCCTGCACCTCTTCCCGTCTGCCCTCCCCTGATTGCATCCCTCATGGACCCCTCTCATTGTCAGTCCAACCCTCTCCCTGTCCCGTCTTCAGGAGGTGTACCATGAGCCTCACATTGCTGACGCCTGGCCACAGCTGCAGGACCACTTTTCAGCAGCAAAGCTAGTAGGCCCAGAGGAAGCGCTGAGCCCAGGGGAGGCCAGGGACATGGCCATGTGAGTGACTCTCCCTGAGCCTTCACATTCCACTCCCCTGCCTCATCATCTGCCGTAGACGGTGGAGCCCCTGGGAAGGAGACACCGACTCTCGTCCTCATCTCGGGGCTGGGAGAGCCCCCCTCATCCCACCATCCCCGTCGGCCTGCCTCCATGCCCCATTTGGCTCATCTCCCCATTTTGTGGGTCTTCTGCTCCAGGGATAGCTGTCGGCAGGACCCCGAGTGCGAGTTCTACTTCAGCCTGGATGCTGATGCTGTCCTTACCAACCCCGAGACCTTGCGCATCTTGATTGAACAAAACAGGTGACCAGCCCCACCCATCCGTGGAGCCCCAGGACATGGTCCTGTCCCCTCTCGTTCACTTCCCTCTGCCCATCCTTCACCTCTGTTTTATCCACAGGAAGGTAATAG
This window contains:
- the Plod3 gene encoding multifunctional procollagen lysine hydroxylase and glycosyltransferase LH3 isoform X2; the encoded protein is MAASGPEPRLLLLLLLLLPPLPPVTSASDRPRGSNAVNPDKLLVITVATAETEGYRRFLQSAEFFNYTVRTLGLGHEWRGGDVARTVGGGQKVRWLKKEMEKYANQEDRIIMFVDSYDVILASSPAELLKKFVQSGSHLLFSAESFCWPEWALAEQYPEVGTGKRFLNSGGFIGFAPTIHQIVRQWKYKDDDDDQLFYTRLYLDPGLREKLKLNLDHKSRIFQNLNGALDEVVLKFDQNRVRIRNVAYDTLPVVVHGNGPTKLQLNYLGNYVPNGWTPQGGCGFCNQNQRTLPGGQPPPRVLLAVFVEQPTPFLPRFLQRLLLLDYPPDRISLFLHNNEVYHEPHIADAWPQLQDHFSAAKLVGPEEALSPGEARDMAMDSCRQDPECEFYFSLDADAVLTNPETLRILIEQNRKVIAPMLSRHGKLWSNFWGALSPDEYYARSEDYVELVQRKRVGVWNVPYISQAYVIRGETLRTELPQKEVFSGGDTDPDMAFCKSLRDKGIFLHLSNQHEFGRLLATSRYDTDHLHPDLWQIFDNPVDWKEQYIHENYSRALDGEGLVEQPCPDVYWFPLLTEQMCDELVEEMEHYGQWSGGRHEDSRLAGGYENVPTVDIHMKQVGYEDQWLQLLRTYVGPMTEHLFPGYHTKTRAVMNFVVRYRPDEQPSLRPHHDSSTFTLNVALNHKGVDYEGGGCRFLRYDCRVSSPRKGWALLHPGRLTHYHEGLPTTRGTRYIMVSFVDP
- the Plod3 gene encoding multifunctional procollagen lysine hydroxylase and glycosyltransferase LH3 isoform X1, with the protein product MAASGPEPRLLLLLLLLLPPLPPVTSASDRPRGSNAVNPDKLLVITVATAETEGYRRFLQSAEFFNYTVRTLGLGHEWRGGDVARTVGGGQKVRWLKKEMEKYANQEDRIIMFVDSYDVILASSPAELLKKFVQSGSHLLFSAESFCWPEWALAEQYPEVGTGKRFLNSGGFIGFAPTIHQIVRQWKYKDDDDDQLFYTRLYLDPGLREKLKLNLDHKSRIFQNLNGALDEVVLKFDQNRVRIRNVAYDTLPVVVHGNGPTKLQLNYLGNYVPNGWTPQGGCGFCNQNQRTLPGGQPPPRVLLAVFVEQPTPFLPRFLQRLLLLDYPPDRISLFLHNNEVYHEPHIADAWPQLQDHFSAAKLVGPEEALSPGEARDMAMDSCRQDPECEFYFSLDADAVLTNPETLRILIEQNRKVIAPMLSRHGKLWSNFWGALSPDEYYARSEDYVELVQRKRVGVWNVPYISQAYVIRGETLRTELPQKEVFSGGDTDPDMAFCKSLRDKVSGVVGMGRHVSGLDAVPAASCCPPHACPPFTPLQGIFLHLSNQHEFGRLLATSRYDTDHLHPDLWQIFDNPVDWKEQYIHENYSRALDGEGLVEQPCPDVYWFPLLTEQMCDELVEEMEHYGQWSGGRHEDSRLAGGYENVPTVDIHMKQVGYEDQWLQLLRTYVGPMTEHLFPGYHTKTRAVMNFVVRYRPDEQPSLRPHHDSSTFTLNVALNHKGVDYEGGGCRFLRYDCRVSSPRKGWALLHPGRLTHYHEGLPTTRGTRYIMVSFVDP